A genome region from Chengkuizengella sp. SCS-71B includes the following:
- a CDS encoding pyridoxal phosphate-dependent decarboxylase family protein: MKTDNENLNLGDWAPHEFEEQGQKLIQLIREYFENIRETPVSTDITPKELLNMLDGPIPNKAESFDLTLDETWEKIIPHLTHWNHPSFHAYFSITASFPGILADLLISSLNVNAMVWKASPAASALEKIVLRWITEMVGYDPSSDGVLINNASLATFYALVAARDALTDLEVRTKGLTGRVLPTLRIYTSDQAHSSVDKAAIALGIGTDHAVRIPTDEYYQMIPEELEKVILSDLEKGFRPMAVVATVGTTATGSVDPLSSISDICKKHGIWLHIDAAYGGFWNVVPEIKNKSEDLQLGDSIVVNPHKCLYTPLEVTAMFCRRQGALSNSFRLVPEYLQTENEDGSIDYMDFSLQLGRSFRSLKLWWIIRSFGLEGLTSRMRRSIQLTEWLEKEVNLHPDFECVTTSHFPLLCIRYVPEHLQNIWTELKLDENEESKKYLDKLNAQIMQKLNQSGLVYLSHAVIREGYVIRISIGNIKQNLDDIKTLWDTIQKIAKEVNQDFPSPIMLK, translated from the coding sequence ATGAAAACGGATAACGAAAATTTGAATTTAGGAGATTGGGCTCCACATGAGTTCGAAGAACAAGGACAAAAACTGATTCAATTAATTCGAGAGTATTTTGAAAACATACGTGAAACGCCTGTCAGTACAGACATAACCCCAAAAGAATTATTAAATATGTTAGATGGACCTATACCCAACAAAGCAGAATCGTTTGATTTAACATTGGATGAAACATGGGAAAAAATCATTCCTCATTTAACACATTGGAATCATCCATCATTTCATGCTTATTTTAGTATTACAGCAAGTTTCCCAGGTATTTTGGCTGATCTTCTCATATCTTCATTAAATGTAAATGCTATGGTTTGGAAGGCTTCTCCAGCTGCATCTGCTCTCGAAAAAATAGTACTTAGATGGATTACAGAAATGGTAGGTTATGATCCTTCTTCAGATGGTGTTTTAATAAATAATGCTTCTTTAGCAACTTTTTACGCGCTTGTCGCAGCACGAGATGCCTTAACTGATTTGGAGGTTCGCACCAAAGGCCTTACTGGAAGAGTGCTACCAACTTTAAGAATTTATACTTCCGATCAAGCACATAGTTCAGTGGATAAAGCTGCTATAGCTCTAGGAATAGGAACAGATCATGCAGTTCGAATTCCTACAGATGAATATTACCAAATGATTCCTGAGGAATTAGAAAAAGTGATTTTATCCGATCTAGAAAAAGGATTTCGACCTATGGCAGTAGTTGCAACAGTGGGAACTACGGCTACAGGATCAGTAGATCCACTGTCTTCTATTTCAGATATTTGCAAAAAGCATGGAATTTGGCTGCATATTGATGCAGCTTATGGGGGTTTTTGGAATGTAGTTCCAGAAATAAAGAATAAGTCTGAGGATTTACAGCTTGGTGACTCTATTGTGGTCAATCCACATAAATGTCTCTATACTCCACTTGAAGTTACAGCTATGTTTTGTCGTAGACAGGGAGCACTTTCCAATAGTTTTCGTTTAGTTCCAGAATATTTACAAACGGAAAATGAAGATGGCAGCATCGATTATATGGATTTCTCGTTACAACTAGGGCGCAGCTTCCGATCATTAAAGCTATGGTGGATCATCCGTAGTTTTGGATTAGAGGGTTTGACTAGTAGAATGAGAAGAAGCATCCAACTTACTGAATGGTTAGAAAAAGAAGTGAACTTACACCCTGATTTTGAATGTGTAACAACTTCACATTTTCCACTTTTATGCATTCGTTATGTTCCCGAACATTTACAAAATATTTGGACAGAGTTGAAGTTAGATGAAAATGAGGAATCCAAGAAATATTTAGATAAGCTAAATGCTCAAATTATGCAAAAACTAAATCAATCGGGACTCGTTTACCTATCACACGCGGTAATACGAGAAGGATATGTTATTAGAATTTCAATAGGGAATATAAAACAAAATTTAGATGATATAAAAACATTATGGGATACAATACAAAAAATAGCCAAAGAGGTAAATCAGGATTTCCCCTCTCCTATCATGTTAAAATAA
- a CDS encoding glycosyl hydrolase family 18 protein translates to MIYMKRSLTLLLMTVFILQISPLTTVIAQDLTTKYRVYQNDNQLKEFSNLNQAKMYANSFSNSYVEDITTREWVYSNFPQYEVIVKGIPLQKKYNTYEEALTEAQKHKQAIIKNLQESGIVWDNFANYILIQGDNKTLPEWTFETLEDAKKETYKWGNVHIIDLTSNKWIWDDLSAEKKDTLRAQSPIYEISAPSLELPIKMSYLEDAINEALKIEDSIIVNTKTNKEVYSNEKTFVVKQSGREINSFYHLDQAIAYAKYFVRTSIEHQGTELWFNEPNFEVLQQDNSLNKFNTVQEAVQFALTEEHTKIIDRREKVLWDNSSRLKVWGWNGSSNRSTILDHVNQAVGLDIDSPTWFKLKNENGEFEDTSDAETVKMLHKKGIEVHPLVHNQFDGKLTSSFLANETAQNNFINKLITKSSEIGVDGLNIDFETLYGSDRAAYTSFIKKLTEAAHMKNLTISIDLPRGSLAWNHKTAFDHEALSKIVDYIVIMAYDQHYRESDVAGSVSGLQWAEEGIEEFLSYGMSREQLILGIPFYIREWKFDSSGTLVGNRAIYSFGVEDLLKENEYTSTWDERFNQYKIEYKKDGFTYVFWLEDEQTVKARLELAKKYSLGGVAAWRLGQEPASFWNTIVQTK, encoded by the coding sequence ATGATTTATATGAAAAGAAGCTTAACTTTATTACTTATGACCGTATTCATTTTACAGATTTCCCCCTTAACCACCGTCATTGCACAAGATTTAACTACGAAATACCGAGTCTATCAAAACGACAACCAGCTTAAAGAGTTTTCTAACCTGAATCAAGCTAAAATGTATGCTAATAGTTTTTCCAATAGTTATGTAGAAGACATTACTACACGTGAATGGGTTTATAGCAATTTCCCCCAATATGAAGTCATTGTAAAAGGGATACCCCTTCAAAAAAAATATAATACTTATGAAGAAGCACTAACAGAAGCTCAAAAACATAAACAGGCGATCATCAAGAACCTTCAGGAATCAGGAATTGTATGGGATAACTTTGCAAATTACATACTTATTCAAGGAGATAATAAAACTTTACCTGAATGGACCTTTGAAACCCTAGAGGATGCGAAAAAAGAAACTTATAAATGGGGAAATGTTCATATTATCGACCTCACTTCAAACAAATGGATTTGGGATGATCTCTCAGCGGAAAAAAAAGATACTTTAAGAGCTCAAAGTCCAATCTACGAGATCAGTGCACCATCATTAGAACTCCCTATTAAAATGTCATATCTTGAAGATGCTATAAACGAAGCGCTAAAGATAGAAGATTCCATCATCGTGAACACAAAAACGAACAAAGAAGTATATTCTAATGAAAAAACCTTTGTAGTTAAACAAAGCGGTAGGGAGATTAATTCCTTCTATCATTTAGATCAAGCTATTGCTTATGCTAAATACTTTGTACGTACTTCTATTGAACATCAAGGTACTGAGCTTTGGTTTAATGAACCTAACTTTGAGGTTCTTCAACAAGATAATAGTTTAAACAAATTTAATACTGTTCAGGAAGCTGTCCAATTTGCTTTAACAGAGGAACATACCAAAATCATAGATAGAAGAGAAAAGGTATTATGGGACAACAGCTCACGTCTTAAGGTCTGGGGTTGGAATGGATCATCTAATCGGTCTACCATTCTAGATCACGTTAATCAAGCCGTAGGATTGGATATTGATTCTCCTACATGGTTTAAATTAAAAAATGAGAATGGTGAATTTGAGGATACTTCAGATGCAGAAACTGTAAAAATGTTACACAAAAAGGGGATTGAGGTGCATCCATTAGTTCATAATCAATTTGATGGTAAATTGACATCTTCTTTTTTGGCAAATGAGACTGCTCAAAATAATTTTATTAATAAATTAATAACCAAGAGTTCAGAAATTGGTGTAGATGGGCTTAATATTGATTTTGAAACACTATATGGTTCTGATCGAGCAGCATATACTTCCTTCATCAAAAAACTAACCGAAGCAGCGCATATGAAAAATCTAACTATTTCTATTGATTTACCAAGAGGTAGTTTAGCATGGAATCATAAAACTGCATTCGACCACGAAGCATTATCAAAAATCGTAGATTACATTGTCATTATGGCATACGACCAACACTATAGGGAAAGTGATGTGGCAGGCTCTGTTTCAGGTCTTCAATGGGCAGAGGAAGGAATTGAGGAATTCCTATCCTATGGAATGTCCAGAGAGCAATTAATTTTAGGTATACCATTTTATATCCGAGAGTGGAAGTTTGACAGCAGTGGTACTCTTGTAGGAAATCGTGCTATATATTCATTTGGTGTAGAAGATCTATTAAAAGAAAACGAATATACTTCAACTTGGGATGAGAGATTTAATCAGTATAAAATTGAATACAAAAAAGACGGTTTTACTTATGTATTCTGGTTAGAGGATGAACAAACAGTAAAAGCAAGATTAGAATTAGCTAAAAAATATTCTTTAGGTGGAGTCGCTGCTTGGAGATTAGGTCAAGAACCGGCTAGTTTCTGGAACACGATTGTACAGACGAAATAA
- a CDS encoding PLP-dependent aminotransferase family protein, producing the protein MNFERFFPPLIHKALEVGPPGQWAPKPFSQNINLHAGYPHPNAIPIEDLMKAALNLSNKERDLPFQYEGSPSKKNLKILLKENSYIRGIHLDNQKMIVTAGSTQALDLTAKVLLHESDLVALESPTYMEAIEIFRNYTPNFISYPMDQKGLDVDFLAEDLAYRRKNRIQLPKLIYTVPTFHNPTGISMDLSRRTQLLKLAEEYDFLIVEDDAYGQLASKGELPPIKSFDKFDRVIYLSSMSKVIAPGLRIGWAVAPKKMVEAMSHFKKDADHAFSWAVTAYYLKHCDFSTHVQQVRSDYSKRLLFIKEALSKYMPTTIHWTEPSGGFFIWVHLPTIDTDKLLKKALTKGVSFIPGKHFFIDPCDGSEFLRLSFSYADEEQITKGIMFIASLLEV; encoded by the coding sequence ATGAATTTTGAACGTTTTTTTCCACCTCTTATTCACAAGGCGCTCGAAGTTGGACCACCAGGCCAATGGGCGCCTAAACCTTTTTCACAAAATATTAATCTGCATGCTGGATATCCTCATCCAAACGCAATTCCGATTGAGGATTTAATGAAGGCTGCATTAAATCTATCAAACAAAGAAAGAGATCTGCCTTTTCAGTATGAAGGAAGTCCATCAAAAAAGAATTTGAAAATATTATTGAAGGAAAATAGTTACATTCGTGGTATTCATTTAGATAATCAAAAAATGATTGTCACCGCTGGGAGTACCCAAGCACTAGATCTTACAGCTAAAGTATTGTTGCATGAAAGTGATTTAGTTGCCTTGGAATCCCCTACGTATATGGAAGCGATAGAAATTTTTAGAAACTATACGCCCAACTTTATAAGTTACCCAATGGATCAAAAGGGTCTAGATGTTGATTTTCTAGCTGAGGACTTGGCGTATAGGCGAAAAAATAGAATTCAACTTCCAAAACTGATTTATACGGTGCCAACCTTCCACAATCCAACTGGTATTTCAATGGATTTGAGCAGACGAACTCAGTTATTAAAACTTGCCGAAGAGTATGATTTTCTGATTGTAGAAGATGATGCTTATGGTCAACTTGCATCTAAAGGAGAGCTTCCACCTATTAAATCTTTTGATAAATTTGATAGAGTTATTTATTTATCATCCATGTCTAAGGTAATAGCACCAGGTTTACGAATTGGATGGGCAGTAGCACCAAAAAAAATGGTTGAAGCAATGTCTCATTTTAAGAAGGATGCAGATCATGCTTTCTCCTGGGCAGTCACCGCGTACTATTTAAAACATTGTGATTTTTCTACACATGTTCAACAAGTTAGATCCGATTACAGCAAGCGACTTTTATTTATAAAAGAGGCCCTTTCAAAATACATGCCTACAACTATCCATTGGACTGAACCTAGTGGTGGATTTTTTATTTGGGTACATCTACCTACTATAGATACTGATAAACTACTGAAAAAAGCTCTAACTAAAGGGGTTAGTTTCATTCCTGGAAAGCATTTTTTTATCGATCCCTGTGATGGATCAGAATTTTTGCGACTTTCTTTCAGTTATGCAGATGAAGAACAAATTACAAAGGGAATTATGTTCATTGCTAGTTTATTAGAAGTATAG
- a CDS encoding SDR family NAD(P)-dependent oxidoreductase, which yields MSLTNMVALVTGSSRGIGKAIALELAKQGSDVAIVYRGQKEKAIEVMNQIDSLGRRAMIFQADVTNPDDVDKLVVQVTNQLGSIDILVNNVGEFHLKPISKIAVNEWDEVFKSNLHSVFYMCKAVIPGMRKRRMGRIINIGLSPNYIVRGAPNVAAYSIAKTGVIIFSRSLAVEEASYGITVNCISPGLIENGYQSPEQVEWMRQRVPMKRLGTPEEIADSVAFLVSERASYISGANLSVSGAWDWEDRPTDHDHIVHELFVEDGIK from the coding sequence ATGAGTTTAACTAATATGGTTGCATTGGTTACAGGTAGCTCTAGAGGTATTGGAAAGGCCATTGCTTTAGAACTTGCTAAGCAGGGTTCGGATGTGGCTATTGTGTATCGTGGACAAAAAGAAAAAGCAATTGAAGTAATGAATCAAATTGATTCGCTAGGTAGAAGAGCAATGATTTTTCAAGCGGATGTAACGAATCCTGATGACGTTGATAAACTTGTTGTTCAAGTTACAAATCAACTAGGATCCATAGATATACTTGTTAATAATGTTGGTGAATTTCATCTAAAACCGATTTCTAAAATTGCTGTAAACGAGTGGGATGAAGTATTTAAAAGCAACTTACACAGTGTTTTTTATATGTGTAAAGCCGTTATACCTGGAATGCGCAAACGTCGGATGGGGCGTATTATAAATATAGGTCTAAGTCCAAACTATATCGTTCGTGGTGCACCTAATGTTGCTGCTTATTCCATTGCCAAAACAGGTGTTATCATTTTTTCTCGTTCTTTAGCAGTTGAAGAAGCCTCCTACGGAATTACAGTGAATTGTATTTCACCAGGGCTCATTGAAAATGGATATCAGTCACCTGAACAAGTGGAATGGATGCGTCAACGTGTTCCTATGAAGAGATTGGGAACACCAGAAGAGATCGCTGATTCAGTTGCCTTTTTAGTTTCCGAACGTGCTTCTTATATATCTGGAGCTAATTTGAGTGTTTCTGGTGCTTGGGACTGGGAAGATCGACCAACTGATCATGATCATATTGTCCATGAATTATTTGTAGAGGATGGTATAAAATGA
- the mmgD gene encoding citrate synthase — translation MQTEKQYIPGLEGVIASETNISYLDVENEEIVIRGYDLIELAKNLKYVDIISLLLDGYLPENEQQKKLEQQLQKEYELPENILSILKLLPSKTHSMDALRTGISALAGYEEDLEDRSQTSTRDKAIRLLAKVPNIVANSYHAKVKQPFIEPRQDLSYSANFLYMITGKTPSESEIEAFDQLLMVYSEHEMPNSTFAARVITSTQADIYGALTGAVASLKGTLHGGANEAVMKMLLEAETKDKIEPLILEKLANKERIMGFGHRVYMRKMDPRALLMKEALLKLVEEKGNKELYDMCVIGEEVMKREKGLYPNLDYYAAPVYYLLDIPIDLYTPIFLSSRIVGISAHVDEQNQNNRLFRPRVKYLGPRNLHP, via the coding sequence ATGCAGACTGAAAAACAATACATACCAGGTTTAGAAGGGGTGATTGCTAGTGAGACGAATATATCCTATCTAGATGTGGAAAATGAGGAAATTGTGATTCGCGGTTATGATTTGATTGAACTTGCAAAAAATTTGAAGTATGTAGATATCATATCTCTTCTATTAGATGGTTATCTACCAGAAAATGAACAGCAAAAGAAGCTAGAGCAACAATTGCAAAAAGAGTATGAACTCCCTGAAAATATTTTATCCATATTGAAATTACTTCCATCTAAAACCCACTCCATGGACGCATTGCGTACAGGTATTTCTGCTTTAGCTGGTTATGAAGAAGACCTTGAAGATCGATCACAAACTTCGACCCGTGATAAAGCAATTCGACTGTTAGCTAAAGTACCTAATATCGTAGCTAACAGTTATCATGCAAAAGTGAAGCAACCTTTCATCGAACCTAGACAAGATCTATCCTACAGTGCTAACTTCTTGTATATGATTACTGGAAAAACGCCTTCAGAAAGTGAAATTGAAGCATTTGATCAGCTATTAATGGTTTACAGTGAACATGAAATGCCTAATTCTACGTTTGCAGCAAGAGTTATTACTTCAACACAGGCAGATATTTATGGAGCGTTAACGGGAGCTGTTGCTTCACTGAAAGGAACCCTTCATGGTGGCGCGAATGAGGCAGTCATGAAAATGTTATTAGAAGCAGAAACAAAAGATAAAATTGAACCTTTGATTTTAGAAAAGCTGGCAAATAAAGAGCGTATTATGGGGTTTGGACACCGAGTTTATATGAGGAAAATGGATCCTCGCGCATTACTAATGAAGGAAGCATTGTTGAAGCTAGTTGAAGAAAAAGGGAATAAAGAATTATATGATATGTGTGTCATCGGTGAAGAAGTGATGAAACGAGAAAAAGGATTGTATCCAAATTTAGATTATTATGCTGCACCTGTATATTATTTATTAGATATTCCAATTGATCTATATACACCGATCTTTTTATCCTCTCGTATTGTTGGCATTAGTGCACATGTAGATGAACAAAATCAAAATAACCGGTTGTTTAGACCTAGAGTGAAGTACTTAGGACCGCGTAATCTTCATCCGTAA
- a CDS encoding MFS transporter → MSLIVRDKRFIKILAANIFSSIGSGITMIAIPWMIVTRENGASTLGYVTLLLTIILFLIAPFIGNLVDQHSRKKLLLYSEMIGFIIISLFVLIGFINGNYNTWHLVVLFSIGMLYDSLFYPTMFAMNQEIFDHSQYKTLNGLMEIQGQLSAVIAGGIASILIEKIELQWILIIDAITYVIAFVILSTIPYIQKEQLNHEMIDTSFWQRMREGYVYLKERPFLFLLLFSAFTPYIVIMVTNYVFPIYIEATLQADGKIYGIHEMLYGIGSLLAGMIITLLIHKFGNIKILLAGIFMFTISMILTAIFPVIILFLLISITFGLGHAITRITRNILMMEIIPNDKMGRVESLFRSIGLALQITLLGVFTVMIPKIGAIPAVSILSLLLIVSIVTAFIGKQYIKAK, encoded by the coding sequence ATGAGTCTAATTGTTAGAGATAAACGTTTTATTAAAATATTAGCGGCAAATATTTTTTCATCTATTGGTTCTGGTATCACTATGATTGCAATTCCCTGGATGATTGTGACCAGAGAAAATGGAGCAAGTACTTTGGGATATGTTACCCTGTTATTAACCATCATTTTATTTTTAATAGCTCCATTTATTGGAAATCTAGTAGATCAACACTCACGCAAAAAATTATTATTATACTCTGAAATGATTGGATTTATCATTATCAGTTTATTCGTTTTGATAGGTTTTATAAATGGAAATTATAATACTTGGCATCTTGTTGTTTTATTTTCCATCGGCATGTTATATGATTCATTATTTTATCCTACGATGTTTGCCATGAATCAAGAAATATTTGACCACAGTCAATATAAAACCTTAAACGGGTTAATGGAAATTCAAGGACAATTATCTGCTGTTATTGCAGGAGGCATTGCCAGTATATTAATTGAAAAAATTGAACTTCAATGGATATTAATCATCGATGCGATCACTTACGTGATTGCTTTTGTGATTTTGTCAACGATACCTTACATTCAAAAAGAACAACTCAACCATGAAATGATAGACACTTCCTTCTGGCAAAGAATGCGTGAAGGATACGTTTACTTAAAAGAGCGTCCATTTTTATTTTTGTTATTATTTTCTGCATTTACCCCTTATATTGTTATTATGGTTACAAATTATGTATTTCCAATTTATATTGAAGCAACCTTGCAGGCAGATGGTAAAATATATGGTATTCATGAAATGTTATATGGGATTGGATCACTTCTAGCTGGGATGATCATAACTCTACTTATTCATAAGTTTGGCAATATAAAAATCTTACTTGCAGGAATATTTATGTTCACCATATCTATGATCCTTACCGCTATTTTTCCTGTTATTATATTGTTCTTGTTAATCTCTATCACATTTGGTTTAGGACATGCTATTACAAGGATAACTCGAAATATACTGATGATGGAAATTATTCCTAACGATAAGATGGGACGTGTTGAAAGTTTATTTCGATCAATAGGTCTTGCATTGCAGATTACCTTATTAGGAGTTTTTACGGTAATGATTCCCAAAATAGGAGCAATTCCTGCCGTATCCATATTAAGTCTTCTACTAATTGTCTCTATTGTAACAGCGTTTATTGGAAAACAATACATCAAAGCCAAATAA
- a CDS encoding ATP-grasp domain-containing protein, whose amino-acid sequence MKSCVIVDAYSSGSQLPYHFDKYGYKVIHVRSTMDELDVNASHIHKYQFEESFIYDGDLEKLILKLKPYHPEFVLPGAEEGVELSDLLSYHLDLIRNVEVLSKSRRDKFLMTEAVKSQGIKTVDHFKTNQYSEILKWIRNINKWPIVIKPINSASSDGVRFCNSKEEVYLAFHNIYNKTNILGFKNDEVLAQTYLEGTQYIINAISLNGQHYISDIWQESMILIDGKYTIYDKSELLESEGVVQDQLIPYVKDVLTALGIVHGPSHTEVMLTKEGPVLIETGARIMGMAYKEDIMMSALNYSHASLTADCYVKPEKIKSLMDKPYKLNHFLTIVNLISNENGTIHSYPGLNDIKNLPSFTDIEMKKKIGEHISITKEAIDHPGFIYLTSTNSKQIEEDYYKIRNLESNHSVFSIT is encoded by the coding sequence ATGAAAAGCTGTGTAATCGTTGACGCTTATTCAAGTGGAAGCCAGCTTCCTTATCACTTTGACAAATACGGATACAAAGTGATTCATGTACGAAGTACAATGGATGAACTGGATGTCAATGCCTCTCATATACATAAATATCAGTTTGAAGAGAGTTTTATTTATGATGGAGATTTAGAAAAACTAATTCTAAAATTAAAACCCTATCATCCTGAGTTTGTACTTCCTGGAGCAGAAGAAGGAGTAGAACTCTCAGATTTGTTATCTTATCATTTAGATTTAATAAGAAATGTAGAAGTACTTAGTAAATCTAGAAGAGATAAGTTCTTGATGACTGAGGCAGTAAAATCTCAAGGTATTAAAACTGTAGACCATTTTAAAACCAATCAATATAGTGAAATACTAAAATGGATCAGAAATATAAACAAGTGGCCTATTGTAATAAAACCTATCAATAGTGCTAGTTCTGATGGCGTGAGGTTTTGCAACTCAAAAGAGGAAGTTTACTTAGCTTTTCATAATATATACAATAAAACGAATATATTAGGGTTTAAAAATGATGAAGTACTTGCCCAAACATACTTAGAAGGAACTCAATACATTATTAACGCAATTAGCCTTAATGGCCAGCACTACATAAGTGATATTTGGCAAGAAAGTATGATTCTAATTGATGGGAAATATACGATTTATGACAAATCGGAACTTTTAGAATCTGAAGGAGTAGTTCAAGATCAGCTCATTCCTTATGTGAAAGATGTGCTTACTGCACTAGGAATTGTACATGGCCCCTCTCATACTGAAGTGATGTTGACTAAAGAAGGCCCTGTATTAATAGAGACAGGTGCAAGAATAATGGGAATGGCATATAAAGAAGATATTATGATGAGTGCTTTGAATTATAGTCATGCTTCATTAACTGCTGATTGTTATGTTAAACCTGAAAAAATAAAAAGCCTTATGGATAAACCTTACAAACTAAATCATTTTTTAACTATAGTAAATTTAATATCCAATGAAAATGGCACTATACATAGCTATCCTGGATTAAATGATATTAAAAACTTGCCATCCTTTACAGATATCGAAATGAAAAAGAAGATAGGAGAGCATATTTCTATCACAAAGGAAGCCATTGATCATCCAGGATTTATTTATTTAACTAGTACTAATTCTAAACAAATTGAAGAAGATTACTATAAAATAAGAAATTTAGAATCTAATCATTCCGTTTTTTCCATTACCTAA